The following are from one region of the Pecten maximus unplaced genomic scaffold, xPecMax1.1, whole genome shotgun sequence genome:
- the LOC117321264 gene encoding uncharacterized protein LOC117321264, which yields MDHSSGSGTIDNTETSLLITVEPDVISEPTDLSRRMTYWQIKSVILHSQIKGNKSVLIEIMDPISPGPTGQGQLLPYCGIRRLACGVHPSTIDFFLTADQNLTKDDSHRLDTNAAKTAQHVSTTGGVQM from the exons AAACCAGTCTCTTGATTACTGTTGAACCAGATGTGATTTCTGAACCTACAGATCTCAGCCGAAGGATGACATATTGGCAG aTAAAATCAGTCATACTGCACTCTCAGATCAAGGGGAATAAATCTGTATTAATTGAGATCATGGACCCCAT ctcacctggtccaacaGGCCAAGGCCAGCTTTTGCCATACTGTGGCATCCGTCGACTTGCATGTGGGGTCCATCCATcgacaattgacttcttcttaacCGCAGATCAGAATTTAACCAAAG ATGATAGCCACAGACTTGACACAAATGCAGCAAAAACAGCTCAGCATGTGAGCACAACTGGAGGAGTACAAATGTAA